CCGGGTTCCCGTGTTTCCGGAAATAGTGATGCCTCCCAAGGAATTTTTGCGGCAAGGGATGGGGAGGAAACCGTCAGGATGGGGGGTGGAGCCGGGAAACCACTGGAGACGGCCCTGTGAGGCGGAAATTACGAAGGGAGCAATGCCAAGGCTGTTCATGCCGAGGATGCCGTCAACGGGAGTGCCCAGTGCGGATCGAAGGGAAGATATGTCCATGACGACGGCAAAGAACGAACGCTGGACGGATTCTCCCAAGCGAAGTGTGCCGACGGCAAAGGCTTCCGGAGATGAGATGACGTTGCTGCCCGGTTGCAGACAGATGGGACTCCGGGGAGAGCCGGGGAAGTTGCGCTGGATGAACTGCGTGTCGAACACGGTATGCGTCGTGCCCGTATCAACGATGAGAGTACAGGGCTTACCGTTGATCCATGCGCTGACTAGCAAAAGGCCGGAGGCGGGATCTTGCCGGAGGACGATGGAGTTTGGCGGCGTGGAAGCAGGGGTAGTCCAAGAGGGAACGGGGGTGTAGGTCATGGGAGCTCCCGTGGCTTGCCGGAAGGCGAGCAGAGCGATTGCTGAGAGCAGGACGGGGAGGATGGCTCCGTATTTACGGATGAGTCCGTTCATGGATGTTGCAGGCGCGGTGGATGATTTCCACGGCAATGGTCTCTTTCGGGGCTTTTTCCAGAAAATGGGAAGCTTCCGGTTCAATGAGTGTGACTTCGTTGCACGAACTATCGAAGCCGATGTCGCGGCGGGAGACATCGTTGGCGACGATCATATCGCACTTTTTTCGTTCCAGTTTACCCCGGGCATAGGTTTCCACATCGTTGGTTTCCGCAGCGAACCCGACGAGAGTTCCCCGGAATCCGAAAACATTGCGCATGGAACCGAGAATGTCCGGCGTACGTTCCAGTTCCAACACCATGCGGTCGGCCGTTTTTTTGATTTTCTGCGCTGCGACGGAGACGGGACGGTAATCCGCAACGGCGGCACAGAGAATGGCGATGTCGGCCTTGTTGCAGTAATTGGCTACGGCATCGTACATTTCCTGGCAGGATTCCACAGGGAGGAAGTCGACCCCATGCGGAATATCCAGAGATGTGGGGCCCGAGATGAGGATAACTTGGTGGCCGTGGTGGACGGCAGCTTCCGCAAGGCAGTACCCCATTCTGCCGGAGGAACGGTTGCTGATGAAGCGGGCAGGATCGATGGCTTCCCTCGTGGGGCCGGCTGTAATGAGAAATCGCATAGCTGGCTGCATTATGGCACGTTTTTTCCGGAGGGGAAGCCGGGATGTGCGCTTGACTCGTCATGGCGGGGCTGGTTCCAATATCGGGGTGATCTACTGGGATAACAATGCTACGACGCCCATTGCGGATGAAGTCTTTGCCGCAATGGAACCCTACCTGCGGGATTGTTTCATGAATCCCTCTGCCGACTATGTCTCAGCGCGTGCGGTGAGACGTGCCATTGAGGAGGCTCGGGAACATGTGGCACGCCTGGCCGGAGCAAGCGCGTGCGAAATCGTATTTACGTCCGGTGCTACAGAGGCGATCAATACGGTGTTGCGGGGTATGGCCCGGATGGGAACTGCCGGGTCGGCATCCCATATGATGTGCGTGGCAACCGATCATGATGCATCTTTGCATACATTGCACCAGTTGGGCAGGGAAGGGGTGGTGCTGCCCGCGGAATGTCCGGTGGATCGCCAAGGTGTCGTCGATTGTGATGCATGGGCGCGTTTTGTTCGTGAGGAAGATGTGGCTGGAGTATCTCTGACCTGGGTCAATAATGAAACGGGAGTCGTTCAGGATGTAGCCTCGTTGTGCGCTTGTGCCCATGAAGCCGGGGTGCCCGTGCATGTGGACGGGGTGCAGGCTCTAGGCAAGATCCCGGTGGATTTGCATGGGGTCGGGGTCGATTATGCTTCGTTTTCCGCACATAAGATGCATGGCCCCAAGGGGGTCGGCGCCTTGTATGTAAAGTCTGGGTGTCGTATGCCGGTGTTGTTGTTCGGTGGCGGACAGGAAGATGGTCGGAGATCCGGAACGGAAAATGTGGCCGGCATTGTCGGCTTTGGGGCGGCAGCCGAGCTGGCGGCCCGTCAGTTGGATGAGGCTGCCTGTCGCATGAGGCGTCTCAGAGATGCGTTTGAAGGCAGATTACAGGCTGCCCTCGACGGGGTGGAGATTCAGTCTGCCGGGAGTGAACGTGTCTCGAATACCTCCAATATCTCTTTTGCGGGTTGTACGGCCCAGGCTCTGATGTTGTTGCTGGAACCGCTTGGCATGCTTTGTTCTGCCGGTTCGGCTTGCAGTACGGCCAATCCTCATGCATCGCATGTGTTGACGGCTATGGGACTTTCCGATGCGGAGGCGAGGAGTTGTCTTCGTTTTTCCATTTCATCTATGACGACGGAAGATGAAATGGAACATGCGTCCGGTCTTGTGATTGAAGCCGTGAGGAAAGTGCGTAGCGTCCAGTCCTCGAAAACGGGGCCGGTTATGGTATTTCGTCCGTAAAATAAGGGAAAAGGTCAGTTTGCCTGGTGCAGGGTGACGAGGCGATCTTCCGGACCTTTGTGTTCAATCAACAACCATTCCGTCGTGTGCGGCAAGGCATCCGGGAACATGTCCGCCCATTCCACGATGAGGATATCGCCCCGGGAAAGGTAATCCTCCCAGTCGATTTGACTGAGTTCTTCCTCGTGTTTTAGTCTGTAAAAATCGAAATGGCTGGCCGGATGACGTCCGTCCCGGTGCTCGTGGACGAGAGAAAACGTTGGACTTACCGCTCCGTGGGAAGAGCCGAGCCCTTTCATGATTCCTTGGGTCAGATGCGTCTTGCCGGCACCCAGATTACCTACTAATGCCAGGATTTCTCCTCCCTCCAGCAGGGCACCGATCTGTTCGCCCAGTGCGGTCATTTCCTCGGGGGAATGAACCGATACCGGGCCTTCATTAAAAATTTTATACCATTTTTTCATAATCGTGTGAAATTTTGCTTGCGTTTTAATCGATGGCGTGATGAACTCCGTCACCCGCAGTTTTTGTGGATTCATCAACTTAAGAAGTGACAGCAATGGCATACGCAGTTTTCAAAACCGGTGGCAAGCAATATCGCGTGCAAAAGGGAGATTTTATCGTTGTGGAACGCATCAGCGAGCTTGAAGAAGGCTCTGATACCGTGTTCGACCAAGTACTGATGGTGGAAAATGAAGGTTCCGTCAAAGTGGGTGCTCCCATTGTGGCTGGCGCTTCCGTTTCCGCTAAAGTCGTCAGCCAGTGCCGTGGCAAGCATGGCGTGGCTTTCAAGTTCAAGCGCCGCAAGGGCTTCCACAAGAAGAAAGGTTTCCGTCGCGCCCTGACGAAGCTCGAAATCACCGACATCAAGGCTTAATCCTCTACCCAATCATTTCAAGTTATGGCACATAAGAAAGGTCAAGGTTCTGTAAGGAACGGTCGTGACTCCCGCAGCAAGCGCCTCGGCGTGAAGAAGTTCGGTGGTCAGGCCGTTATCGCCGGCAACATCATTATCCGTCAGCGTGGTACCAAGTGGCATCCCGGCCGCGGTGTTGGCATGGGGCGTGACTACACGATTTTCTCCCTTGTGGATGGTCGTGTGTTTTTTGACCGCGATGGTCGCCGCGTCAATGTGGCTCCGGAAGAATCCGCCAACTAAGTTGGTATCTATTCCAATTTCCGAAAGGCGGTCATCAGTGATGGCCGCCTTTTTTAGTTTCGAATTTTGAGAATTGTTCTTGATTCTGTGAGGCTGATTGTGAATTAATGTCGTACCACAACCTTTTATGAACAGATGATTAATCCTAAAAAACATCCGACACCCTCTCCCAAGTCTCATTCGACTCTGCCGACAGTCGCCGGATTGCGTCTGACTCGCCAGCGTCAAGAGGTTTATCATGTGTTGATGGAGAAACGGGATCATCCGACGGCCGGAGAAGTGTTTGCCCGCGTTCGGGAACGGATGCCCTCCATTTCCCTGGCGACTGTTTATAATTGTTTGGATGCTTTGGTTGCTCACAGGCTGGTCAATCAAGTCAACTTTGAACGGGAGCCTTCACGTTTTTGTCCCAATCTTGTCGATCATGGTCATTTTCAGGATACCCAGACCGGGAAAATCTACGACGTGACCTTGAAGCTCGGGGCTAAGCTGGAGCAAATTCTGAATATGCCCGAAGGCGTTTGTATTGACGAGGTGGATATCACCATTAAAGGCGTCATTCTCAACCGTCCCAAATCCTGATTGTTTTCATAGGAAAAATGAGTCTGATTATTAATGACCTTCATGCCAGCGTGCAGGGGGTTGAAATTTTGAAGGGGATCAACCTGGAAATTCCCAAAGGTGAAGTCCATGCAATCATGGGGCCTAATGGTTCCGGGAAGAGTACTTTGTCCAAAGTTATTTGCGGTCATAAGGATTACGAAGTCACTCGTGGAGAGATCCTGTTGGACGGTCAGAACGTCCTCGACATGAGCGTGGACGAACGTAGCCGCGCCGGTATTTTCCTGGCTTTCCAATACCCGATGGAAGTACCGGGGGTTTCCAACGCCAATTTTCTCCGGGCGGCTCTGCAGGCTCGCATGCCAGAAGGAGAAGAACTGGGAGCAGTCGATTTCTATAAAATTTTATATGCGAAAATGGCGGCTCTCGGGATGGATCGAAAATTTACGTCGCGTGCTGTCAATGAAGGTTTTTCCGGAGGAGAGAAGAAGCGGAATGAAGTGTTGCAGATGATGCTTCTGGAACCATTGTATGCTATTTTGGATGAAACGGACTCTGGTCTTGATATTGATGCCTTGCGTATCGTTTCCGAAGGAGTCAACTCTATGCGTTCTCCCTTCCGCAGCTTCATGGTGATTACTCACTACAAACGCCTGCTGGAGTACATCAAACCGGACGTTGTTCATGTTCTGGCCTACGGTCGTATTGTCCGCACGGGCGGTTACGAACTGGTCGATGAACTTGAGGCCAAGGGCTACGAATTCCTCAAGGAACAAGGCCTGGGTAACTGAGGAAGCGTAAGAAGAGGGGGGCCATACGAAATGAGCGATTCAACATCATCATCCGTTTCTGACAACGGAATTCTGCAGGACATCGACAGGAACAAGGGAGATTTCCACTTCCCGGAAAGCCACAAATTCGATGCTGGTTTCGGCCTGACGCGCGATGTGGTCAATTACATTTCCGATGTCAAAGGGGAACCGGACTGGATCCGCGAGTTCCGGCTGAAGGCGTTGGAGGTCTTTGAAAGCAAACCCCTGCCGACGCACTGGGCCACCCACCAGCTTGAGGAACTCGATTTCGACAAGATACGCTATTATCTTTCCCACGGCTCGGAATCCAAGCGAAGCTGGGATGAAGTGCCCGACGATGTGAAGCGGACTTTCGAGCGCCTCGGCGTCCCGGAACAGGAGCGTAAATTTTTGGCTGGTGTCGATGCCCAGTACGATTCCGAGTCCGCCTATTCCAGCATGCGCGAGGAATTGCGCGAGCAGGGCGTCATTTTCGTGAATCCGACGGAGGGTTTGACGGAGTATGAACACATCTTCCGTCCCTGGTTTGGCAAGGTGATTCCGACGGGGGACAGCAAATACTCCGCCCTCAACAGCGCGGCTTTCTCTGGCGGCTCCTTCATTTACATCCCCAAGGGTGTGAAGCTGAAACACCCCTTACAGGCCTACTTCCGCATTAATTCTCGCGATTTCGGTCAATTCGAACGTACGCTGATCATCGCCGACGAAGGTGCCGAGCTGATGTATATGGAGGGCTGTACGGCGCCTCAGTTCGATACTTCTACCCTGCACTCGGGTGTCGTCGAACTCGTCGCCATGCCTCACGCCAAAATCCAGTACGTGACCGTCCAAAACTGGGCATCCAACATTTTCAACCTCGTCACCCAGCGCGGCATTGCCCATGAAGGGGCTGAAATCCGCTGGATTGACTGCAATATTGGGGCTGGCCTGACGATGAAGTACCCCTGCGTCATCCTCAAGGGGCGCAAGGCCAGAGGGGAAGTGATCTCCATTTCCCTCGCCAACACCGGGCAGCATCAGGATACCGGAGCGAAGATGATCCACGTCGCGGATGAAACGACATCCAACATCGTTGCCAAATCCATCAGCATCGGCGAAGGGCGGGCCAGCTACCGTGGCCTTGTCAGCGTTGCCAAGGGGTTGAAGGGATGCCGGAACAGTACGGAGTGCGATGCTCTCCTGCTCCATGCCAACAGTCGTACGGATACCTATCCGGCCATTACCGTTCATGGGGACAGCCATGCTGTCCAGCATGAGGCCTCCGTGTCCCAGGTGTCGGAGGAGATGCTCTTTTACATGGAACAGCGCGGTATTCCGCGTGCGGCCGCCATGTCGCTGGCCGTTAATGGATTCATTAATGATCTGGTGCAGGAATTTCCCATGGAATATTCCGTGGAGCTTCGTCGCCTGATCGATATGGAAATGGAAGACAGCATTGGATAAGGAAGCAAAATGACCGATCCCGCAACAACACAGACCGCTATCCGTCCTCAATGGTTTTCAGAACAGGTCCTGGCTGCCCAGGCTGCCTATGAAGCCTTGCCTGTTCCCATCCGCCTTGATGAACAGTGGCGCTTTGGTGCTCGCAAGGGAGCCGATTTTTCCGCTTTTGTCCCGGCTGTGCCGAGGGAGAACTACGGAAGTTCTGGCCGGTTGCTAGAAGATGCTGTTACCGTGGAAATTCTCAATGGCATCTGGTCAGGGGTTGAAGGTGTACTTCCCGACGGCTTGGAGATTCTTTCCCTGGAGCGCTGGATTGCCTCTGATGAAGCCGAAGCCCGTGACTGGCTGGGCAGGGAAGTTGCGGCTCTTGGCTCTGCTCCCTGCGTTGCCTGGAATCGTGCGATGATGACGGAGGCCGTCGTGGTGAAGGTGCGTCCCGGCGTATGCGTCGAAACGCCCGTGGAAATCATCTGGCGCGTTGAGGGCGAATCCGCCGCTATCTTCCCGTATACTCTCGTCCTGGCCGGGGAAGCTTCCTCGATCAATCTTTTGGAGCGCCATGTCGGTTCCGGCTATGTCCCTCAGCTTGCCGTCGGCGTGCAACGCATCGAAACTGCGCCGTCATCCTTCGTCCGCTATGCCTTGCTGCAACAGATGACAACGCTGGGTTCGGCTTTGGAAGTGGGACAGGCCGATTTGCGAGACAATGCACGTGTGGAACATCTTTCTGCTCATTCCGGCGCTCTCTGGACGCGCCAGGAACTTACCAGCCGCATGTTAGGCAGCGATGCCTGGGCGGAACTCATGTCTGTGGCTTCCCTGGACGGCCATTGCGTGTTGGATCAGCGTACCCACCAAGCTCATCTGACTCCCGGTTCCGGTAGTAATTTGATGTACAAGACCGTTCTCCGGGGGGCTTCCCGTAATGTTTTTGCCGGCATGATTCGCGTCGAAGAGGGAGCCCATGGTACGGATGCCTACCAAAGTAACCGCAATCTTTTGCTGAGTGATGCGGCGGAATCCGATTCTCTGCCGGGGCTTGAGATTCTTGCTGACGGCGTCCGTTGTTCCCATGGTACGGCTACTTCCTCCATAGACCCGGAAGAAGTATTCTACCTCCTTTCCCGCGGTATTCCCAAAGCCGAGGCTGAACGGATGATTGCCGCTGGTTTTCTGCATCAGGCCAGTATGAAATTCGGATATTCTCCCATTGTGGAAGCCGTGATGAAGTCGATTGAGCGATAGTATGGTTGTTAAGGTGGCTATGAAAGATTGATCCTATGGTTATTTCCAGGCATGAAAAGAGGCACCCTCGCCGGGTGCCTCTTTTCGGTTGGGAATGATCAATCGATCGGGAGAAGACAGGTCAGTCTTCGATGATGGTGATCTCGTCGTCTTCCTCTTCGAGTTCTTCGTCGGAAAGTTTACGGAAGGTATCTTGATCGGCAGTAGCACCCCAGTTCATTTCTGCATTGTCGTCGGATTCGCCGATATGGATGAGGCAATGGTAAACGGCTTCTTCGTCTTCACCAATGCGGGCTGCGATGGCAGCGGCGGTTTCCGGTGTTTCCGAGAGGGATTGGCGCACCTTGGTGAGAAGGTTGAGGAAGGTTGTGGCGGCTTTCTTGCCTGCTTCGACGCCGGGCTGATGGTAGGCGTTGATGTTGACGAGAGAGGCGTAGAAAGAGACGGCTCGTTCGAAGAGGGCAATGAGCATGCCGATCGTCAGCGGAGAGACGGTGGGAATGGAGATCGTGATGGAAGCGCGTCCGGATTCTGCAAGGGCCTGGCGGGAACCGCGCAGGAAGCCCTGGAGATAGTCTCCGGCAGTGACTCCGGGATCGACTTCCACGAAATCAGTCATGGCTTGGCGCACTTCGATGAAGGTGACGAAGAAGTTGGCGATGCCGTCGCGGAGTTGTTGGACGTAGGCGTGCTGGTCGGTGGAGCCCTTGTTGCCGTATACGGTCAGTCCCTGATGGACGACATTGCCGTCGAGGTCTTCCTTCTTGCCGATGGACTCCATGATGAGCTGCTGGAGGTATTTGGAAAAAAGGACGAGGGAATCCTTATAGGGAAGGACGACCATATCTTTTTCTCCCTTGCCGTTGGTAGCTTTGTACCAGGCGAGGGCAAGCTTCATGGCGGCGTTGTCTGCAACATTGTGGATGCGTGTGCGGCTGTCCATGAGCGCGGCTCCTTCGAGCAGTTCTTCGACATCGATACCCTGAAGGGCGGCGGGAACGAGTCCGACAACGGAAGTGACGGAAGTACGGCCTCCGACCCAGTCTTCCATCGGAAAACGCCGGAGCCAGCCTTCGGCTTCGGCTGTCTTGTCGAGCTTGGAACCGGTGCCGGTGACGGCGACGGCCTGTTGTGCGAAGTCGAGTTCGCAAATGCGGAAGAAGTCCTGGGTCACAAGCATGCCGTTGCGTGTTTCAGGTGTGCCGCCGGATTTGGAGATGACGACGACGAGGGTTTCTTCCAACGGAAGTCTTTCCAGGACGGCGTACATACCGTCGGGATCAGTGTTGTCGAGGAAGTACATATCCAGTCCAACTCCGGGGAGGGC
This is a stretch of genomic DNA from Akkermansia sp. N21116. It encodes these proteins:
- a CDS encoding SufD family Fe-S cluster assembly protein; the protein is MTDPATTQTAIRPQWFSEQVLAAQAAYEALPVPIRLDEQWRFGARKGADFSAFVPAVPRENYGSSGRLLEDAVTVEILNGIWSGVEGVLPDGLEILSLERWIASDEAEARDWLGREVAALGSAPCVAWNRAMMTEAVVVKVRPGVCVETPVEIIWRVEGESAAIFPYTLVLAGEASSINLLERHVGSGYVPQLAVGVQRIETAPSSFVRYALLQQMTTLGSALEVGQADLRDNARVEHLSAHSGALWTRQELTSRMLGSDAWAELMSVASLDGHCVLDQRTHQAHLTPGSGSNLMYKTVLRGASRNVFAGMIRVEEGAHGTDAYQSNRNLLLSDAAESDSLPGLEILADGVRCSHGTATSSIDPEEVFYLLSRGIPKAEAERMIAAGFLHQASMKFGYSPIVEAVMKSIER
- the sufB gene encoding Fe-S cluster assembly protein SufB, with translation MSDSTSSSVSDNGILQDIDRNKGDFHFPESHKFDAGFGLTRDVVNYISDVKGEPDWIREFRLKALEVFESKPLPTHWATHQLEELDFDKIRYYLSHGSESKRSWDEVPDDVKRTFERLGVPEQERKFLAGVDAQYDSESAYSSMREELREQGVIFVNPTEGLTEYEHIFRPWFGKVIPTGDSKYSALNSAAFSGGSFIYIPKGVKLKHPLQAYFRINSRDFGQFERTLIIADEGAELMYMEGCTAPQFDTSTLHSGVVELVAMPHAKIQYVTVQNWASNIFNLVTQRGIAHEGAEIRWIDCNIGAGLTMKYPCVILKGRKARGEVISISLANTGQHQDTGAKMIHVADETTSNIVAKSISIGEGRASYRGLVSVAKGLKGCRNSTECDALLLHANSRTDTYPAITVHGDSHAVQHEASVSQVSEEMLFYMEQRGIPRAAAMSLAVNGFINDLVQEFPMEYSVELRRLIDMEMEDSIG
- the sufC gene encoding Fe-S cluster assembly ATPase SufC, which gives rise to MSLIINDLHASVQGVEILKGINLEIPKGEVHAIMGPNGSGKSTLSKVICGHKDYEVTRGEILLDGQNVLDMSVDERSRAGIFLAFQYPMEVPGVSNANFLRAALQARMPEGEELGAVDFYKILYAKMAALGMDRKFTSRAVNEGFSGGEKKRNEVLQMMLLEPLYAILDETDSGLDIDALRIVSEGVNSMRSPFRSFMVITHYKRLLEYIKPDVVHVLAYGRIVRTGGYELVDELEAKGYEFLKEQGLGN
- a CDS encoding pepsin/retropepsin-like aspartic protease family protein; this encodes MNGLIRKYGAILPVLLSAIALLAFRQATGAPMTYTPVPSWTTPASTPPNSIVLRQDPASGLLLVSAWINGKPCTLIVDTGTTHTVFDTQFIQRNFPGSPRSPICLQPGSNVISSPEAFAVGTLRLGESVQRSFFAVVMDISSLRSALGTPVDGILGMNSLGIAPFVISASQGRLQWFPGSTPHPDGFLPIPCRKNSLGGITISGNTGTRELDFLIDSGATFTSVPASCWPNGPTSLVIQETADINSRISRTETRRRGTPLNICFGNALTLPGVEPVLTENAIPCILGLDMLRQFDMLIDMRRGTIRIRPAPYAQQDHP
- a CDS encoding transcriptional repressor; protein product: MINPKKHPTPSPKSHSTLPTVAGLRLTRQRQEVYHVLMEKRDHPTAGEVFARVRERMPSISLATVYNCLDALVAHRLVNQVNFEREPSRFCPNLVDHGHFQDTQTGKIYDVTLKLGAKLEQILNMPEGVCIDEVDITIKGVILNRPKS
- the rpmA gene encoding 50S ribosomal protein L27; the encoded protein is MAHKKGQGSVRNGRDSRSKRLGVKKFGGQAVIAGNIIIRQRGTKWHPGRGVGMGRDYTIFSLVDGRVFFDRDGRRVNVAPEESAN
- a CDS encoding cysteine desulfurase family protein, translated to MARFFRRGSRDVRLTRHGGAGSNIGVIYWDNNATTPIADEVFAAMEPYLRDCFMNPSADYVSARAVRRAIEEAREHVARLAGASACEIVFTSGATEAINTVLRGMARMGTAGSASHMMCVATDHDASLHTLHQLGREGVVLPAECPVDRQGVVDCDAWARFVREEDVAGVSLTWVNNETGVVQDVASLCACAHEAGVPVHVDGVQALGKIPVDLHGVGVDYASFSAHKMHGPKGVGALYVKSGCRMPVLLFGGGQEDGRRSGTENVAGIVGFGAAAELAARQLDEAACRMRRLRDAFEGRLQAALDGVEIQSAGSERVSNTSNISFAGCTAQALMLLLEPLGMLCSAGSACSTANPHASHVLTAMGLSDAEARSCLRFSISSMTTEDEMEHASGLVIEAVRKVRSVQSSKTGPVMVFRP
- the rplU gene encoding 50S ribosomal protein L21, yielding MAYAVFKTGGKQYRVQKGDFIVVERISELEEGSDTVFDQVLMVENEGSVKVGAPIVAGASVSAKVVSQCRGKHGVAFKFKRRKGFHKKKGFRRALTKLEITDIKA
- a CDS encoding phosphopantothenoylcysteine decarboxylase, translated to MRFLITAGPTREAIDPARFISNRSSGRMGYCLAEAAVHHGHQVILISGPTSLDIPHGVDFLPVESCQEMYDAVANYCNKADIAILCAAVADYRPVSVAAQKIKKTADRMVLELERTPDILGSMRNVFGFRGTLVGFAAETNDVETYARGKLERKKCDMIVANDVSRRDIGFDSSCNEVTLIEPEASHFLEKAPKETIAVEIIHRACNIHERTHP
- the tsaE gene encoding tRNA (adenosine(37)-N6)-threonylcarbamoyltransferase complex ATPase subunit type 1 TsaE, which encodes MKKWYKIFNEGPVSVHSPEEMTALGEQIGALLEGGEILALVGNLGAGKTHLTQGIMKGLGSSHGAVSPTFSLVHEHRDGRHPASHFDFYRLKHEEELSQIDWEDYLSRGDILIVEWADMFPDALPHTTEWLLIEHKGPEDRLVTLHQAN
- a CDS encoding glucose-6-phosphate isomerase → MSTYSDQLVRYNDLGISLDFSKLPLTPDFLSSMGDKITRAFNAIDDLEAGKIANPDENRMVGHYWLRNSDLAPTPEIKTQIDDVYTDVLEFAHDILDGTIRPPQGGFYTTALVIGIGGSALGPELIADALPGVGLDMYFLDNTDPDGMYAVLERLPLEETLVVVISKSGGTPETRNGMLVTQDFFRICELDFAQQAVAVTGTGSKLDKTAEAEGWLRRFPMEDWVGGRTSVTSVVGLVPAALQGIDVEELLEGAALMDSRTRIHNVADNAAMKLALAWYKATNGKGEKDMVVLPYKDSLVLFSKYLQQLIMESIGKKEDLDGNVVHQGLTVYGNKGSTDQHAYVQQLRDGIANFFVTFIEVRQAMTDFVEVDPGVTAGDYLQGFLRGSRQALAESGRASITISIPTVSPLTIGMLIALFERAVSFYASLVNINAYHQPGVEAGKKAATTFLNLLTKVRQSLSETPETAAAIAARIGEDEEAVYHCLIHIGESDDNAEMNWGATADQDTFRKLSDEELEEEDDEITIIED